From one Carassius auratus strain Wakin unplaced genomic scaffold, ASM336829v1 scaf_tig00214465, whole genome shotgun sequence genomic stretch:
- the LOC113092095 gene encoding syntaxin-2-like isoform X2 produces MRDRLADLNEGRQNASEDGAVSVSMERDGFMQDFFRKVGEVRGVIDKISSQVNEVKKKHSGILSAPNPDERTKEELEQLTIEIKKNANFVRTSLKSMQHNLPPEEQINQASVDARIQKTQYTNLSRKFVEVMTQYNEAQMSFREKSKSRIQRQLEITGRITTNEELEEMLETGNPSIFTSDIISDSQITRQALNEIESRHKDILRLESSIKELHDMFVDMAMLVETQGEMIDNIEKNVNNAVEYVSQAKVETKKAVRYQTQARRKLVCVAICGAVCSIILFIIILIGVYSD; encoded by the exons ATGAGGGACCGGCTGGCTGATTTGAATGAG GGCAGGCAGAATGCCAGTGAAGATGGGGCTGTCTCTGTGTCCATGGAAAGAGATGGCTTCATGCAGGATTTTTTCAGAAAG GTGGGGGAGGTCAGAGGTGTCATTGACAAGATCTCCTCCCAGGTGAatgaggtgaaaaaaaaacatagtggGATTCTCTCAGCCCCAAACCCTGATGAGA GGACAAAAGAAGAGCTGGAACAACTCACAATTGAAATCAAGAAAAATGCCAACTTTGTCCGGACCAGCCTCAAAT CAATGCAACATAATCTACCTCCAGAAGAACAGATAAATCAAGCCTCAGTGGATGCACGCATTCAGAAAACACAG TACACTAACTTGTCACGCAAGTTTGTGGAGGTCATGACACAATATAATGAAGCCCAAATGTCCTTCAGAGAGAAAAGCAAAAGCAGGATTCAGAGACAGCTGGAGATCA CTGGAAGAATAACAACTAATGAGGAATTGGAAGAGATGCTGGAAACTGGAAACCCTTCTATTTTCACCTCCGAT ATCATCTCTGACTCTCAGATAACTCGTCAGGCCCTTAATGAGATCGAGTCTAGACATAAAGATATCTTGCGGCTGGAGTCCAGCATTAAAGAGCTTCATGACATGTTTGTGGACATGGCCATGCTTGTTGAGACCCAG GGTGAGATGATTGACAACATTGAGAAGAATGTAAACAATGCAGTAGAGTATGTCAGCCAAGCTAAAGTGGAGACCAAGAAAGCTGTGCGGTACCAGACGCAAGCACGCAGG AAATTGGTCTGTGTTGCCATTTGTGGAGCCGTGTGCAGCATcattcttttcatcatcatcctcattggAGTATACAGCGATTAA
- the LOC113092095 gene encoding syntaxin-2-like isoform X1 → MRDRLADLNEGRQNASEDGAVSVSMERDGFMQDFFRKVGEVRGVIDKISSQVNEVKKKHSGILSAPNPDERTKEELEQLTIEIKKNANFVRTSLKSMQHNLPPEEQINQASVDARIQKTQYTNLSRKFVEVMTQYNEAQMSFREKSKSRIQRQLEITGRITTNEELEEMLETGNPSIFTSDIISDSQITRQALNEIESRHKDILRLESSIKELHDMFVDMAMLVETQGEMIDNIEKNVNNAVEYVSQAKVETKKAVRYQTQARRKHIILALIVLVVLAVVALIVGLSVGLSVKTNTNSASSSSNAANPS, encoded by the exons ATGAGGGACCGGCTGGCTGATTTGAATGAG GGCAGGCAGAATGCCAGTGAAGATGGGGCTGTCTCTGTGTCCATGGAAAGAGATGGCTTCATGCAGGATTTTTTCAGAAAG GTGGGGGAGGTCAGAGGTGTCATTGACAAGATCTCCTCCCAGGTGAatgaggtgaaaaaaaaacatagtggGATTCTCTCAGCCCCAAACCCTGATGAGA GGACAAAAGAAGAGCTGGAACAACTCACAATTGAAATCAAGAAAAATGCCAACTTTGTCCGGACCAGCCTCAAAT CAATGCAACATAATCTACCTCCAGAAGAACAGATAAATCAAGCCTCAGTGGATGCACGCATTCAGAAAACACAG TACACTAACTTGTCACGCAAGTTTGTGGAGGTCATGACACAATATAATGAAGCCCAAATGTCCTTCAGAGAGAAAAGCAAAAGCAGGATTCAGAGACAGCTGGAGATCA CTGGAAGAATAACAACTAATGAGGAATTGGAAGAGATGCTGGAAACTGGAAACCCTTCTATTTTCACCTCCGAT ATCATCTCTGACTCTCAGATAACTCGTCAGGCCCTTAATGAGATCGAGTCTAGACATAAAGATATCTTGCGGCTGGAGTCCAGCATTAAAGAGCTTCATGACATGTTTGTGGACATGGCCATGCTTGTTGAGACCCAG GGTGAGATGATTGACAACATTGAGAAGAATGTAAACAATGCAGTAGAGTATGTCAGCCAAGCTAAAGTGGAGACCAAGAAAGCTGTGCGGTACCAGACGCAAGCACGCAGG AAACACATTATTCTTGCTCTTATTGTGTTGGTGGTGCTCGCTGTGGTCGCACTCATTGTTGGTTTATCTGTGGGCCTGTCTGTTAAAACCAATACTAACTCCGCCTCCTCCAGCTCCAATGCAGCCAACCCTTCCTAA